One window of Opisthocomus hoazin isolate bOpiHoa1 chromosome 13, bOpiHoa1.hap1, whole genome shotgun sequence genomic DNA carries:
- the CRYBB2 gene encoding beta-crystallin B2 isoform X1 produces the protein MQSPELPASKPNKAGGSNLKAHGITPRRGVWADKGCGPSADPGLLWVLIQHSRFESCFHYFVNSFGTVLLQLGINSTSRPQPCTGSSGYWCNWQRTTQLRMASEHQMPASKQQQAGSKIAIFEQENFQGRCHELSGACPNLKEAGVEKVGSILVHSGPWVGYEQASCKGEQFVFEKGEYPRWDSWTNSRRSDSITSLRPIKVDSQEHKIVLYENPSFTGKKIEIIDDDVPSFHAHGYQEKVSSVRVQSGTWVGYQYPGYRGYQYLFEKGDYKDSADFGAQHPQIQSVRRIRDMQWHQRGAYHPTN, from the exons ATGCAAAGCCCAGAGCTCCCGGCCAGCAAACCCAACAAAGCGGGCGGCTCGAATCTGAAAGCTCATGGAATAACTCCCCGGCGCGGCGTCTGGGCAGACAAAGGCTGCGGCCCATCAGCTGACCCGGGTTTGCTTTGGGTTTTAATCCAGCATTCTCGCTTTGAATCATGCTTTCACTATTTTGTAAATAGTTTTGGCACCGTTCTTCTACAGCTCGGTATAAATTCCACCTCTCGGCCCCAGCCCTGCACTGGCTCAAGCGGGTACTGGTGTAACTG GCAGCGGACAACCCAGCTTAGGATGGCTTCCGAGCACCAGATGCCAGCCTCCAAGCAGCAGCAAGCCGGCTCCAAG ATCGCCATCTTCGAGCAGGAGAACTTCCAGGGCCGCTGCCATGAGCTCAGCGGTGCCTGCCCCAACCTGAAGGAAGCCGGCGTGGAAAAAGTGGGCTCCATCCTCGTGCACTCCGGACC CTGGGTGGGCTACGAGCAGGCAAGCTGCAAAGGGGAGCAGTTTGTGTTCGAGAAGGGGGAGTACCCGCGCTGGGACTCCTGGACCAACAGCCGGAGAAGCGACAGCATCACGTCCCTGAGACCCATCAAAGTG GACAGCCAGGAGCACAAGATCGTGCTGTACGAAAACCCCAGCTTCACCGGCAAGAAGATCGAAATCATCGACGACGACGTGCCCAGCTTCCACGCGCACGGCTACCAGGAGAAGGTCTCATCCGTGCGGGTGCAGAGCGGGAC GTGGGTGGGCTACCAGTACCCCGGCTACCGGGGCTACCAGTACCTGTTTGAGAAGGGGGACTACAAAGACAGCGCAGATTTCGGCgctcagcacccccagatccaGTCGGTCAGGCGCATCCGGGACATGCAGTGGCACCAGCGCGGTGCCTACCACCCCACCAACTGA
- the CRYBB3 gene encoding beta-crystallin B3 isoform X1: MEILSLPMECSALVPAGTMTEQQSPPEQMATGEGASEPGGNYKITIYELENFQGKKCELTEELSNINEQDLEKVGSIQVESGPWLGFERQGFAGEQFVLEKGDYPRWDSWSNSRSSDSLMSIRPLQIDGPDHKIHLFENAGYTGRKMEIVDDDVPSLWAHGFQDRVASVRALNGTWVGYEYPGYRGRQHVFEKGEYRHWNEWDANQPLLQSVRRVRDQQWHQRGAFENS, encoded by the exons ATGGAGATCCTGTCCCTCCCCATGGAGTGCAGTGCCCTCGTCCCTGCTG GCACGATGACGGAGCAGCAAAGTCCCCCCGAGCAGATGGCGACTGGGGAGGGTGCCAGCGAGCCAGGTGGCAATTACAAG ATCACGATCTATGAGCTGGAGAATTTCCAGGGGAAGAAGTGCGAGCTGACAGAGGAGCTCTCCAACATCAACGAGCAAGACCTGGAGAAAGTGGGCTCCATCCAGGTGGAGTCTGGCCC GTGGCTGGGCTTCGAGCGGCAAGGCTTCGCTGGGGAGCAGTTTGTGCTGGAGAAGGGGGACTACCCGCGCTGGGACTCCTGGTCCAACAGCCGCAGCAGCGACAGCCTGATGTCCATCCGCCCCCTCCAGATC GACGGCCCCGACCACAAGATCCACCTCTTTGAGAACGCGGGCTACACCGGGCGGAAGATGGAGATCGTGGATGACGACGTCCCCAGCCTCTGGGCTCACGGCTTCCAGGACCGCGTGGCCAGCGTCAGGGCCCTGAACGGAAC ATGGGTGGGCTACGAGTACCCCGGGTACCGGGGCCGGCAGCACGTCTTCGAGAAGGGCGAGTACCGCCACTGGAACGAGTGGGACGCCAACCAGCCCCTCCTCCAGTCCGTGCGCCGCGTGCGGGACCAGCAGTGGCACCAGCGGGGAGCCTTCGAGAACAGCTGA
- the CRYBB2 gene encoding beta-crystallin B2 isoform X2: MASEHQMPASKQQQAGSKIAIFEQENFQGRCHELSGACPNLKEAGVEKVGSILVHSGPWVGYEQASCKGEQFVFEKGEYPRWDSWTNSRRSDSITSLRPIKVDSQEHKIVLYENPSFTGKKIEIIDDDVPSFHAHGYQEKVSSVRVQSGTWVGYQYPGYRGYQYLFEKGDYKDSADFGAQHPQIQSVRRIRDMQWHQRGAYHPTN; the protein is encoded by the exons ATGGCTTCCGAGCACCAGATGCCAGCCTCCAAGCAGCAGCAAGCCGGCTCCAAG ATCGCCATCTTCGAGCAGGAGAACTTCCAGGGCCGCTGCCATGAGCTCAGCGGTGCCTGCCCCAACCTGAAGGAAGCCGGCGTGGAAAAAGTGGGCTCCATCCTCGTGCACTCCGGACC CTGGGTGGGCTACGAGCAGGCAAGCTGCAAAGGGGAGCAGTTTGTGTTCGAGAAGGGGGAGTACCCGCGCTGGGACTCCTGGACCAACAGCCGGAGAAGCGACAGCATCACGTCCCTGAGACCCATCAAAGTG GACAGCCAGGAGCACAAGATCGTGCTGTACGAAAACCCCAGCTTCACCGGCAAGAAGATCGAAATCATCGACGACGACGTGCCCAGCTTCCACGCGCACGGCTACCAGGAGAAGGTCTCATCCGTGCGGGTGCAGAGCGGGAC GTGGGTGGGCTACCAGTACCCCGGCTACCGGGGCTACCAGTACCTGTTTGAGAAGGGGGACTACAAAGACAGCGCAGATTTCGGCgctcagcacccccagatccaGTCGGTCAGGCGCATCCGGGACATGCAGTGGCACCAGCGCGGTGCCTACCACCCCACCAACTGA
- the CRYBB3 gene encoding beta-crystallin B3 isoform X2 — MTEQQSPPEQMATGEGASEPGGNYKITIYELENFQGKKCELTEELSNINEQDLEKVGSIQVESGPWLGFERQGFAGEQFVLEKGDYPRWDSWSNSRSSDSLMSIRPLQIDGPDHKIHLFENAGYTGRKMEIVDDDVPSLWAHGFQDRVASVRALNGTWVGYEYPGYRGRQHVFEKGEYRHWNEWDANQPLLQSVRRVRDQQWHQRGAFENS; from the exons ATGACGGAGCAGCAAAGTCCCCCCGAGCAGATGGCGACTGGGGAGGGTGCCAGCGAGCCAGGTGGCAATTACAAG ATCACGATCTATGAGCTGGAGAATTTCCAGGGGAAGAAGTGCGAGCTGACAGAGGAGCTCTCCAACATCAACGAGCAAGACCTGGAGAAAGTGGGCTCCATCCAGGTGGAGTCTGGCCC GTGGCTGGGCTTCGAGCGGCAAGGCTTCGCTGGGGAGCAGTTTGTGCTGGAGAAGGGGGACTACCCGCGCTGGGACTCCTGGTCCAACAGCCGCAGCAGCGACAGCCTGATGTCCATCCGCCCCCTCCAGATC GACGGCCCCGACCACAAGATCCACCTCTTTGAGAACGCGGGCTACACCGGGCGGAAGATGGAGATCGTGGATGACGACGTCCCCAGCCTCTGGGCTCACGGCTTCCAGGACCGCGTGGCCAGCGTCAGGGCCCTGAACGGAAC ATGGGTGGGCTACGAGTACCCCGGGTACCGGGGCCGGCAGCACGTCTTCGAGAAGGGCGAGTACCGCCACTGGAACGAGTGGGACGCCAACCAGCCCCTCCTCCAGTCCGTGCGCCGCGTGCGGGACCAGCAGTGGCACCAGCGGGGAGCCTTCGAGAACAGCTGA